From Mycobacterium lacus, one genomic window encodes:
- the cobF gene encoding precorrin-6A synthase (deacetylating), translating to MSRHIHVIGIGAGDPDYVTVQAIDALNDTQVFFAMDKGEAKSDLLALRRGICARFIREPGYRFVELPDPPRRAGRDYREGVTDWHAARARIWAAAIAAELGTDGVGAFLAWGDPSLYDSTLRILDAVAAQVDLSYDVIPGVTAVQALTARHRIPLNDVGEPVLITTGRQLRAHGVSGSAVVMLDADCSFLACPPETRIWWGAYLGTRDELLISGTVGEVGTRIATLRAEARARHGWIMDTYLLRT from the coding sequence ATGAGTCGGCATATTCACGTCATCGGCATCGGCGCCGGGGACCCCGACTACGTGACCGTCCAGGCGATCGACGCGCTCAACGACACGCAGGTGTTCTTCGCGATGGACAAAGGCGAGGCAAAGAGCGACCTGTTGGCGCTGCGGCGGGGGATCTGTGCGCGATTCATCCGCGAGCCCGGGTACCGATTCGTCGAGCTGCCCGACCCGCCGCGGCGGGCGGGCCGTGATTACCGCGAAGGGGTCACTGACTGGCACGCGGCGCGCGCCCGGATCTGGGCGGCGGCCATCGCCGCCGAACTGGGAACCGACGGCGTGGGCGCCTTCCTAGCCTGGGGTGACCCGTCGCTGTACGACAGCACGCTGCGCATCCTGGACGCGGTGGCGGCGCAGGTCGATCTCAGCTACGACGTCATTCCGGGTGTCACCGCGGTGCAAGCGCTGACCGCTCGACACCGCATTCCGCTCAACGATGTCGGCGAACCCGTTCTCATCACCACCGGACGGCAGCTGCGCGCGCACGGGGTGTCGGGCTCGGCCGTGGTGATGCTCGACGCGGACTGCTCGTTTCTGGCGTGTCCACCCGAAACCCGGATCTGGTGGGGCGCCTATCTGGGCACCCGCGACGAGCTGCTGATTTCCGGCACGGTCGGCGAGGTCGGGACACGCATCGCGACGCTGCGCGCCGAAGCCCGGGCACGGCACGGCTGGATCATGGACACCTATCTGCTAAGGACTTAG
- a CDS encoding PE family protein, with protein MSWVIAAPEYVAAAANDLAGIGSTISAANAAAAFPTTAVLAAGADEVSTTIAALFGAHAQAYQALSAQAAAFHNQFVQLMTAGAGQYATAEALNVTPLQQVDSLVNGPMQALTGRPWIGNGANGAPGTGQDGGPGGWLYGNGGNGGSGAPGQNGGNGGSAGLWGNGGMGGAGGNAATVASGNAGLPGGNGGNGGAGGWLYGAGGAGGVGGNASNANGATAQGGGLNGGNGGNGGAGGPGGLLIGQGGIGGLGGNGGNGTGGTAGQPGGNGGEAGNGGNGGHSGWLYGDGGAGGNSGNGGSFVADNTVVFGANGGGFTATGGNGGNSGLFGNGGAGGDGGLGGAGQTVGTGAFSSGGQGGSGLSGGNGGNGGFFYGNGGAGGSGGNGADGGGASDAIGTFNGTGGYGGFGGNGGQSGLIGNGGNGGNAGNGGNGGNGGHNGGGAGPGSLGGLGGDAMLFGSGGAGGSGGNTGLPGNYGGMFEGSVFQTGNGGSGGHGGFFYGNGGDGGFAGTIPAGFSAPPNNGIGGNGGDAGLIGNGGDGGAGAGASQGGVGGKGGAGGQLYGQPGANGPA; from the coding sequence ATGTCGTGGGTGATCGCCGCGCCCGAATATGTGGCCGCGGCGGCCAACGATCTAGCGGGTATCGGTTCGACCATCAGCGCGGCAAATGCCGCGGCGGCGTTCCCGACAACCGCGGTGCTGGCCGCCGGCGCCGACGAGGTATCGACCACGATCGCGGCGTTGTTCGGCGCGCACGCCCAGGCGTATCAGGCGCTCAGCGCGCAGGCGGCGGCGTTCCACAACCAGTTCGTGCAGCTCATGACGGCCGGTGCGGGGCAGTATGCCACCGCCGAGGCCCTCAACGTGACGCCGCTGCAGCAGGTCGACAGCTTGGTGAATGGGCCCATGCAGGCGCTGACGGGGCGCCCGTGGATCGGCAACGGCGCCAACGGGGCACCGGGCACCGGGCAAGACGGCGGGCCCGGCGGGTGGCTGTACGGCAACGGCGGTAACGGCGGGTCCGGCGCGCCCGGCCAGAACGGCGGCAACGGCGGGTCGGCCGGGCTGTGGGGCAACGGTGGAATGGGAGGCGCCGGGGGCAACGCCGCGACGGTTGCCAGTGGCAACGCCGGCCTGCCGGGCGGCAACGGCGGCAACGGCGGAGCCGGCGGGTGGCTCTATGGCGCGGGCGGCGCCGGCGGGGTCGGCGGCAACGCCAGCAACGCCAACGGCGCCACCGCCCAAGGCGGCGGCCTCAATGGCGGCAACGGCGGCAACGGCGGCGCCGGAGGCCCCGGTGGCCTGCTCATCGGCCAGGGCGGAATTGGCGGTCTGGGCGGCAACGGTGGCAACGGCACCGGGGGCACTGCTGGCCAGCCCGGCGGCAACGGCGGAGAGGCCGGCAACGGTGGCAACGGCGGCCACAGCGGGTGGCTCTACGGTGACGGTGGTGCCGGCGGCAACAGCGGCAATGGTGGTTCGTTCGTCGCCGACAACACCGTGGTATTCGGTGCCAACGGTGGCGGCTTCACCGCGACCGGTGGTAACGGCGGTAACTCCGGGCTGTTCGGCAACGGCGGCGCCGGCGGTGATGGTGGATTGGGTGGCGCCGGTCAGACCGTCGGCACCGGAGCCTTCAGCTCTGGCGGTCAGGGTGGCAGCGGCCTCAGCGGCGGAAACGGCGGCAACGGCGGGTTCTTTTACGGCAACGGCGGTGCCGGTGGGTCCGGTGGCAACGGGGCGGACGGTGGAGGGGCCTCTGACGCTATTGGAACCTTTAACGGCACCGGCGGCTATGGCGGCTTCGGCGGCAACGGCGGCCAATCCGGGCTGATCGGCAACGGCGGCAACGGCGGCAACGCCGGCAACGGCGGCAACGGCGGCAACGGCGGCCACAACGGTGGCGGAGCTGGTCCCGGCTCGCTCGGCGGTTTGGGTGGGGACGCGATGCTGTTCGGCAGCGGCGGCGCGGGCGGCAGCGGCGGAAACACCGGCCTGCCCGGGAACTACGGCGGGATGTTCGAGGGCAGTGTGTTCCAGACTGGTAACGGCGGCAGCGGCGGCCATGGCGGATTCTTCTACGGCAACGGCGGCGATGGCGGGTTCGCCGGTACCATCCCCGCGGGCTTCAGCGCCCCCCCGAACAACGGTATTGGCGGCAACGGCGGAGATGCCGGGCTGATCGGCAACGGCGGCGACGGCGGCGCCGGTGCCGGCGCCAGCCAAGGCGGTGTCGGCGGCAAGGGCGGCGCCGGTGGGCAGCTGTACGGCCAGCCGGGAGCGAACGGACCCGCATAG
- a CDS encoding AurF N-oxygenase family protein: protein MTTAVKPGGPKPGGPSREEFSERLLKGSVKKSYEPVVDIDWDAPLDADKFYLPPKLVSLYGTPMWDEMTREQQIELSRQELVNTLSAGIWFENMLNQSLLRTILHEDPTSSSTHYKLTELGDETRHMVMFGKAIERIGAKPVRPRRFHRWIINALPLAFQRGAMLWVAALIGEEIFDSLQRQMMDDPELQPIIQRLMRIHVTEEARHIQFARDGARRRAAEMPRLNRWFMANINGLGGYFFNYLFSNPIPYARAGLDAKRARKVARTSPHRREMQIAGFAPLAAFLTEVGLMGPIARRGWRRNRFL from the coding sequence ATGACCACTGCGGTGAAACCAGGTGGGCCCAAGCCAGGTGGACCCAGTCGTGAAGAGTTCTCGGAGCGTCTGCTCAAGGGTTCGGTGAAGAAGTCCTACGAACCCGTCGTCGACATCGACTGGGACGCCCCGCTGGACGCCGACAAGTTCTACCTACCGCCCAAGCTCGTGTCGTTGTACGGCACCCCGATGTGGGACGAGATGACCCGCGAGCAACAAATCGAGCTGTCCCGTCAGGAACTCGTCAACACGTTGTCGGCCGGGATCTGGTTCGAGAACATGCTCAACCAATCGTTGTTGCGCACGATCCTGCACGAGGACCCCACGAGCTCCTCGACGCATTACAAGCTGACCGAGCTGGGCGACGAGACGCGGCACATGGTGATGTTCGGCAAGGCCATCGAGCGCATCGGCGCCAAGCCCGTGCGCCCGCGGCGATTTCACCGCTGGATCATCAACGCGCTGCCGCTGGCGTTCCAGCGGGGCGCGATGCTGTGGGTGGCCGCGCTGATCGGTGAAGAGATTTTCGACTCGCTGCAACGGCAGATGATGGACGACCCGGAACTGCAGCCAATTATCCAGCGGCTCATGCGGATTCACGTCACCGAAGAGGCCCGCCACATTCAGTTCGCGCGTGACGGCGCGCGCAGACGCGCGGCCGAGATGCCCCGGTTGAACCGCTGGTTCATGGCCAACATCAACGGGCTGGGCGGGTACTTCTTCAACTACCTGTTCAGCAATCCGATCCCGTACGCGCGGGCGGGCCTGGACGCAAAGCGGGCCCGAAAAGTGGCCCGCACCAGCCCGCACCGCCGCGAGATGCAGATCGCCGGCTTCGCTCCCCTGGCGGCGTTTCTGACCGAGGTCGGCCTGATGGGCCCGATCGCGCGCCGCGGCTGG
- a CDS encoding PE family protein has product MSFVIASEELMASAATDLARIGASIAQASASAAAPTTGVLAAGADEVSAAVAALFTARAWGYQSLSAQAASFHQQFVQALSSGAAAYATAEAANASPLQQVLNLINAPTQTLLGRPLIGNGTDGAPGTGQNGGPGGLLFGNGGNGGSGGIGQNGGSGGAAGLIGNGGMGGAGGAGAAGSGASGGIGGAAGNGGAGGAGGWLFGRGGNGGAGGVGGTATDLGAGVGLDGGAGGSGGTGGRGGLLFGRGGDGANGGDGGDAVGAMDPGAPGGKGGAAGNGGNGGNGGWLYGDGGDGGNSGNGGSFVGAGVINGASGGSFATFDLFAGNGGDAGLFGNGGHGGNGGSGGAGQASVAGGGNGGNGGFGGFGGTGGHGGFIWGNGGAGGTGGQGGAGGDATAGGFGGFGGVGGFGGSGGGGGLIGNGGNAGAGGNGGNGGTNGVTASQAGLGGSGGYGGDAWLLGHGGAGGNGGDTATGQVVQISNGGDGGDGGLFYGNGGRGGDAGTAGTAPPFGGGVGGNGGDARLIGNGGNGGAGAGAALGGVGGLGGARGLLFGTPGVPGPT; this is encoded by the coding sequence ATGTCGTTTGTGATCGCGTCTGAAGAGTTAATGGCTTCCGCCGCAACGGATTTAGCGAGGATTGGTGCTTCCATTGCGCAGGCCAGTGCGTCGGCGGCGGCGCCGACGACGGGTGTGTTGGCCGCCGGCGCCGACGAGGTGTCGGCCGCGGTCGCGGCGTTGTTCACTGCCCGGGCCTGGGGGTATCAGTCGCTGAGTGCTCAGGCGGCGTCGTTTCACCAGCAGTTCGTGCAGGCGTTAAGTTCGGGTGCCGCCGCGTATGCGACCGCCGAGGCGGCGAACGCCTCGCCGTTGCAGCAGGTCCTGAATCTGATCAATGCGCCGACTCAGACGTTGTTGGGGCGTCCGCTGATCGGCAACGGGACCGATGGGGCCCCGGGGACCGGGCAAAACGGTGGCCCCGGCGGGTTGTTGTTCGGCAACGGCGGCAACGGGGGTTCCGGCGGGATCGGTCAAAACGGCGGCAGCGGCGGGGCCGCGGGGCTGATCGGTAACGGCGGCATGGGCGGTGCCGGCGGCGCTGGTGCGGCGGGCTCGGGCGCCTCGGGCGGTATCGGGGGCGCGGCCGGTAACGGGGGCGCCGGCGGCGCCGGCGGTTGGTTGTTCGGCCGGGGCGGAAATGGCGGGGCCGGCGGCGTCGGCGGGACCGCTACCGACCTCGGTGCCGGCGTCGGCCTCGACGGGGGGGCCGGAGGCTCCGGGGGCACCGGTGGTCGTGGCGGGCTGCTATTCGGCCGCGGTGGCGACGGTGCGAACGGCGGTGACGGTGGGGATGCCGTCGGCGCCATGGACCCCGGTGCTCCCGGCGGCAAGGGCGGCGCCGCGGGCAACGGTGGCAACGGCGGCAACGGCGGGTGGCTGTACGGCGACGGAGGGGACGGTGGAAACAGTGGCAACGGTGGATCCTTCGTAGGCGCAGGTGTGATAAACGGCGCCAGCGGCGGTAGCTTCGCCACTTTCGACCTGTTTGCCGGCAACGGCGGCGATGCCGGCCTGTTCGGCAACGGCGGGCACGGCGGCAACGGCGGGTCCGGTGGGGCCGGTCAGGCCAGCGTTGCCGGTGGCGGCAACGGCGGAAACGGCGGCTTCGGCGGCTTCGGCGGCACCGGTGGCCACGGCGGGTTCATCTGGGGCAACGGCGGCGCCGGCGGGACCGGCGGGCAGGGCGGGGCGGGTGGCGACGCCACGGCCGGTGGCTTCGGTGGCTTCGGCGGCGTCGGCGGCTTTGGTGGCTCCGGCGGTGGGGGTGGGCTGATCGGCAACGGCGGAAACGCCGGGGCCGGCGGAAATGGCGGGAACGGTGGCACCAATGGGGTGACCGCAAGCCAGGCGGGGCTAGGCGGTTCCGGCGGCTACGGCGGCGACGCCTGGCTGTTGGGCCACGGCGGCGCCGGCGGCAACGGCGGTGATACCGCGACCGGCCAGGTGGTCCAGATCAGCAATGGCGGCGACGGCGGCGACGGCGGGCTGTTCTACGGCAACGGCGGCCGAGGCGGCGATGCCGGCACCGCCGGGACGGCGCCGCCCTTTGGCGGTGGTGTCGGTGGTAACGGCGGCGACGCCCGGCTGATCGGCAACGGCGGCAACGGCGGGGCCGGCGCCGGCGCGGCCCTCGGCGGCGTGGGCGGCCTCGGCGGTGCCCGCGGGCTGCTGTTTGGCACGCCCGGGGTTCCCGGACCCACGTAG